The Pelagibacterium halotolerans B2 genome has a segment encoding these proteins:
- a CDS encoding class I SAM-dependent methyltransferase, with the protein MAKIDTKTEGLDLYVYVAKTFADSPWLHYGLWEPGERPNIPQLRMAQERYVEKLLALIPPAPGRLLDIGGGTGEMAKLLLDKGYTVEMITPSHLQAEVAAEKLGPNGRVHETKFEDFSGEGPFDVCMFSESFQYVDLHASLAKLKHILAPNGRVIIADCFRSHAYQGDRQPGGGHRYSEFVDAVERAGFVVVENEDVTLAAAQTMAIDQNVYRGFVAPTVDQVRGLLSHKRPILFWFLKTAYKIFVPKSERENIVARLKADYRSPEAFAAVNTYRFLAFEKRG; encoded by the coding sequence GTGGCCAAGATCGATACCAAGACCGAAGGACTGGACCTCTATGTCTATGTCGCCAAAACCTTTGCCGACAGTCCATGGCTTCACTACGGTCTTTGGGAACCCGGCGAGCGTCCCAACATCCCCCAGCTTCGCATGGCCCAGGAGCGCTATGTCGAAAAGCTCCTCGCGCTGATCCCGCCGGCCCCTGGCCGGCTTCTCGATATCGGCGGGGGCACGGGCGAGATGGCAAAGCTGTTGCTCGACAAGGGCTACACCGTCGAGATGATTACCCCGAGCCATCTGCAGGCCGAAGTGGCTGCTGAAAAGCTGGGCCCCAATGGGCGTGTGCACGAGACGAAATTCGAGGACTTTTCGGGCGAGGGTCCGTTCGACGTGTGCATGTTCTCCGAGAGCTTCCAGTATGTGGACCTGCACGCCAGTCTTGCCAAGCTCAAACATATCCTCGCACCCAATGGCCGGGTGATAATCGCCGACTGTTTCCGTTCCCATGCCTATCAGGGAGACAGGCAGCCGGGCGGTGGACACCGCTACTCCGAGTTTGTCGACGCAGTGGAGCGGGCCGGATTTGTGGTTGTCGAGAACGAGGATGTAACGCTTGCCGCCGCGCAAACCATGGCCATCGATCAGAATGTCTATCGTGGCTTTGTCGCGCCGACGGTCGACCAGGTGCGCGGGCTGTTGTCGCACAAACGGCCGATCCTCTTCTGGTTTCTCAAGACGGCCTACAAGATTTTCGTTCCGAAATCGGAGCGTGAGAACATCGTGGCACGGCTCAAGGCCGATTACCGCTCGCCGGAAGCCTTTGCTGCGGTCAATACCTATCGCTTCCTTGCTTTCGAAAAGCGCGGCTGA
- a CDS encoding THUMP domain-containing class I SAM-dependent RNA methyltransferase, giving the protein MDKDQFPIFLVATPGFENALHREAGELGFSDPRPVFGGVEISGGWSEVWRANLELRGAGRVLVRIDSFRASHLAQLDKRTRAVAWGDVLRKDIPVRVEASCRKSKIYHSGAAAERVEKAIAQELGAPIESGAQVRVLVRIENDLCTISVDTSGEGLHRRGHKLEVNKAPMRETTAALLLRECGYSGSEPVVDPMCGSGTFVIEAAEMALGLKPGRARGFAFEHLARFNPDMWAAMKAQSGSVTSPFFLCGSDRDAGAIRMSLANAERAGVSSATRFAQTPIDELEPPEGPAGLVIVNPPYGLRIGDRKKLYPLYGALGTVMRTRFSGWRLGMVTADPALARATGLTFEKPGGSIDNNGVRITLYKTGILQ; this is encoded by the coding sequence ATGGACAAAGATCAATTCCCTATATTTCTGGTGGCCACGCCCGGCTTTGAAAACGCACTTCACCGGGAGGCCGGCGAGCTTGGCTTTTCCGATCCCAGACCGGTATTCGGCGGGGTGGAGATTTCGGGCGGTTGGAGCGAGGTCTGGCGCGCCAATCTCGAACTGCGGGGCGCCGGACGGGTGCTGGTGCGGATCGACAGTTTTCGCGCCAGCCATCTGGCGCAGCTCGACAAGCGGACGCGTGCAGTGGCGTGGGGCGACGTGCTGCGCAAGGATATTCCGGTGCGGGTGGAGGCGAGCTGCCGGAAATCGAAGATCTATCATTCCGGCGCTGCGGCGGAGCGGGTGGAAAAAGCGATAGCGCAAGAACTGGGCGCACCAATCGAAAGCGGTGCGCAAGTTCGGGTTCTCGTGCGGATCGAAAACGATCTGTGCACGATCAGTGTGGACACGTCGGGTGAGGGGCTGCACAGGCGCGGGCATAAACTCGAGGTCAACAAGGCGCCGATGCGGGAAACCACAGCAGCCCTTTTGCTGCGCGAGTGCGGATACAGCGGCAGCGAGCCGGTGGTCGATCCCATGTGCGGGTCGGGGACTTTCGTGATCGAGGCGGCGGAGATGGCGCTGGGGCTCAAGCCCGGCCGGGCACGCGGCTTTGCATTCGAACATCTGGCCCGCTTCAATCCCGATATGTGGGCCGCCATGAAGGCTCAATCCGGCAGTGTCACATCACCTTTCTTCTTATGCGGCAGCGACAGGGATGCCGGTGCGATCCGGATGAGTTTAGCCAATGCAGAGCGGGCGGGGGTAAGTTCGGCCACGCGCTTTGCGCAGACCCCGATCGATGAGCTGGAGCCGCCGGAAGGGCCTGCGGGTCTGGTGATCGTCAATCCGCCCTATGGCTTGCGCATCGGGGACCGCAAAAAGCTCTATCCGCTTTATGGCGCGCTGGGCACGGTCATGCGGACGCGGTTTTCCGGCTGGCGGTTGGGGATGGTGACGGCCGACCCGGCGCTGGCGCGGGCAACGGGGCTGACGTTCGAAAAACCCGGCGGCAGCATCGACAACAATGGTGTCCGGATCACGCTCTACAAGACCGGCATATTGCAATAG
- a CDS encoding benzoate/H(+) symporter BenE family transporter: MTDPSFEPSPAHSGTLFQPIFSGLLAAVVGFASSFAIVLQGFDAAGATQAQAASGLFALCLGMALVGIAMSYITKMPLSIAWSTPGAALLITTGAVQGGFPAAVGAFIVAAILVVIAGFWRPFGRAVAAIPMPLASAMLAGILFNLCLAPVRAVAELPTLALPIIVVWAVCLRFARIWAVPAAVAVSAAMIAISTELPADILTGALPAPVLVVPTLNLDAIIGIALPLFVVTMASQNIPGLAVLRSNGYQPDVKPIFVSTGLVSAIGALLGGQLINLAAITAALCAGPEAHPDRTRRYVAAMTAGFAYVLFALGAGIAAAFISAAPPILIEAVAGLALIGALANALVGSVANEEFRLPAVLTFVTAASGLTLFGVGAAFWGLIVGGALHVLLKTKKAAS; the protein is encoded by the coding sequence GTGACTGATCCCTCGTTCGAGCCATCGCCCGCGCATTCCGGAACCCTGTTTCAGCCGATATTCTCTGGGCTCCTTGCAGCAGTCGTGGGTTTTGCCAGTTCGTTTGCCATCGTTTTGCAGGGGTTTGACGCCGCGGGCGCCACCCAGGCGCAGGCTGCTTCCGGTCTCTTCGCGCTCTGCCTGGGCATGGCTCTGGTCGGGATCGCCATGAGCTACATTACGAAAATGCCGCTCTCGATTGCCTGGTCCACGCCGGGCGCCGCGCTGCTTATCACGACCGGCGCAGTCCAGGGCGGTTTCCCCGCAGCCGTCGGCGCATTCATCGTCGCTGCAATCCTCGTCGTTATCGCCGGGTTCTGGAGGCCCTTCGGACGGGCCGTCGCGGCGATCCCCATGCCTCTGGCCAGTGCAATGCTTGCCGGTATTCTGTTCAATCTGTGCCTTGCTCCCGTCAGGGCCGTGGCCGAACTTCCAACGCTGGCACTGCCCATTATTGTGGTCTGGGCCGTCTGCCTGCGCTTTGCCCGCATCTGGGCCGTACCGGCCGCGGTGGCAGTAAGCGCCGCGATGATTGCCATATCGACCGAACTCCCGGCTGACATTCTGACCGGTGCCTTGCCCGCCCCGGTTCTGGTCGTTCCAACGCTCAATCTCGACGCCATCATCGGCATAGCATTGCCACTGTTCGTCGTGACCATGGCCTCGCAGAATATTCCCGGGCTGGCCGTCCTGCGGTCCAATGGCTATCAGCCTGACGTCAAACCGATCTTCGTTTCCACCGGGCTGGTCAGCGCCATTGGCGCGCTGCTGGGAGGACAACTCATCAACCTGGCTGCTATCACCGCCGCTTTATGCGCCGGGCCGGAGGCGCACCCTGACAGAACGCGGCGCTATGTGGCGGCCATGACAGCGGGCTTTGCCTATGTGCTGTTCGCTCTGGGGGCGGGCATTGCTGCGGCCTTCATTTCCGCAGCGCCCCCTATCCTGATCGAGGCTGTTGCCGGGCTGGCCCTCATCGGTGCCCTCGCCAACGCGCTCGTCGGCTCTGTCGCGAACGAGGAGTTTCGCCTGCCGGCCGTCCTCACCTTCGTGACGGCCGCCTCGGGCCTGACATTATTCGGTGTCGGCGCTGCTTTTTGGGGGCTCATCGTCGGCGGTGCGCTGCACGTGCTCCTGAAAACAAAAAAGGCGGCCAGTTAG
- a CDS encoding methyl-accepting chemotaxis protein → MFKRQGAASGEAQSKLEAIDRSQAVIEFSLDGTILTANENFLVAMGYGLEEIVGKHHSMFVQPEYAAGQEYRAFWKSLAEGLYQADEFKRVAKGGREIWIQASYNPILDRSGRPVKVIKFATDITAQKLRAADHAAQIAAIGRVQAVIEFTLDGKVVTANQNFLSTLGYGLEEIVGKHHAMFCDPAHSASREYADFWDRLRAGEFVAGEFQRVGKGGRDIWIQASYNPILDPTGKPVKIIKFATDITERKRAEAIISLLTKSLERMAEGDLRGRIEETFTGQYEALRQAYNKTLDQLVDIVSRLKSTSGAVKTATSELLTGANDLADRTTKQAATIEETSAAMEQLSGAVVASAGQARTAADKARSLSASASEGGTVMDEANKAMERISASSAKISNIIGMIDDIAFQTNLLALNASVEAARAGEAGKGFAVVAIEVRRLAQSAADASSEVKALIETSAAEVAGGSRLVEQAAARLLEILQGAEESSTVIEAIAKAAAEQSSAIEEVNGAVRQMDEMTQHNAALVEETNAAIEQTEGQAGELDRIAAVFSVNDQAMPSTAATGSAPRRAYRVDGNAAISSDWEDF, encoded by the coding sequence ATGTTCAAGCGACAGGGCGCCGCGTCCGGCGAAGCACAATCGAAACTGGAAGCCATCGATCGATCGCAGGCGGTGATCGAGTTTTCGCTCGACGGCACCATTCTGACCGCAAACGAGAACTTTCTTGTGGCCATGGGCTACGGGCTCGAAGAGATCGTTGGCAAGCATCATTCGATGTTCGTTCAGCCCGAATACGCGGCCGGCCAAGAGTACCGGGCCTTCTGGAAGAGCCTGGCGGAAGGGCTCTATCAGGCCGACGAGTTCAAGCGGGTGGCCAAGGGTGGCCGCGAGATCTGGATTCAGGCAAGCTATAACCCGATCCTCGACCGTTCGGGCCGGCCAGTCAAAGTCATAAAATTTGCCACCGACATCACCGCGCAAAAGCTGCGTGCCGCCGATCACGCGGCTCAGATCGCCGCCATCGGTCGGGTGCAGGCGGTCATCGAATTCACGCTGGACGGCAAGGTCGTTACCGCAAACCAGAATTTTCTTTCAACGCTCGGCTATGGTCTTGAAGAGATCGTCGGCAAGCATCACGCCATGTTCTGCGACCCGGCCCATTCAGCGTCGCGTGAATATGCCGATTTCTGGGATCGGCTGCGGGCGGGAGAGTTCGTGGCCGGTGAGTTCCAGCGCGTGGGCAAGGGTGGCAGGGACATCTGGATACAGGCGAGCTATAATCCGATCCTCGATCCTACCGGCAAGCCGGTCAAGATCATCAAGTTCGCCACCGACATTACCGAGCGCAAGCGTGCCGAGGCGATCATTTCGCTGTTGACCAAAAGCCTCGAACGCATGGCTGAAGGCGATCTGCGCGGGCGGATAGAAGAGACATTCACCGGGCAGTACGAAGCGCTGCGGCAGGCGTACAACAAGACGCTCGACCAGCTTGTCGATATCGTTTCGCGTCTCAAATCGACTTCAGGGGCCGTCAAGACCGCCACCAGCGAATTGCTTACGGGCGCCAACGACCTGGCCGATCGGACCACCAAGCAGGCCGCGACAATCGAGGAGACCTCGGCGGCCATGGAGCAGCTTTCGGGCGCCGTCGTGGCCAGCGCCGGGCAGGCGCGGACCGCAGCCGATAAGGCGCGCTCGCTTTCGGCCAGCGCCAGCGAGGGCGGTACCGTGATGGATGAAGCCAACAAGGCAATGGAGCGGATCTCCGCCTCTTCGGCAAAGATATCCAACATCATCGGGATGATCGACGACATTGCGTTCCAGACCAACCTTCTGGCGCTCAATGCTTCGGTGGAAGCGGCGCGCGCGGGGGAAGCGGGCAAGGGGTTTGCCGTTGTCGCCATCGAAGTGCGCCGGCTGGCCCAGTCGGCGGCCGATGCGTCTTCGGAGGTCAAGGCGCTTATCGAGACCAGTGCTGCCGAAGTGGCCGGCGGCTCGCGGCTCGTCGAGCAGGCCGCCGCCCGGTTGCTCGAGATTTTGCAGGGTGCCGAAGAAAGCTCGACTGTTATCGAGGCGATCGCAAAGGCGGCTGCCGAGCAGTCCTCTGCCATTGAGGAGGTCAATGGCGCCGTGCGGCAGATGGACGAGATGACCCAGCACAATGCGGCCCTTGTCGAAGAGACAAACGCGGCCATCGAACAGACCGAAGGCCAGGCGGGCGAACTTGACCGGATCGCGGCTGTGTTCAGCGTGAACGATCAGGCCATGCCGTCCACCGCTGCAACGGGTTCCGCACCGCGGCGCGCCTATCGGGTGGATGGAAATGCCGCGATCAGCTCTGACTGGGAGGATTTCTAG
- the abc-f gene encoding ribosomal protection-like ABC-F family protein: protein MIRLENIGKQNGKQIVFIEASAALQKGEKIGLVGPNGSGKTTLFRMITGEEAPDEGQVSIDRGTTIGYFSQDVGEMAGRSVVAETMDGAGPVAALSAEMRKLEVDMGDPDKAGEMDTIIARYGEVTEQFEELDGYALDGRSREVLDGLGFSQAMMDGDVGALSGGWKMRVALAKILLAKPDVLLLDEPSNHLDIESLIWLEEFLKNFTGALLMTSHDRAFMNRVVNKIIEIDAGTLTSYTGDYEFYQEQRAVADKNQQAQFERQQAMLAKEIQFIERFKARASHAAQVQSRVKKLDKIDRVEPPKRAQKVVFEFRPAPRSGEDVAVLKGVAKTYGEKTIYDGLDFHVRRKERWAIMGVNGAGKSTLLKLVTGAAEPDTGSVARGPSVKMAYFAQHAMDRLDGDKSIFDMLQSEFPQAGQAPLRALAGCFGFSGDDVEKKCRVLSGGEKARLVMAMMLFDPPNFLVLDEPTNHLDIATKEMLIEALANYEGTMLFVSHDRHFLAELSNRVLEVSPEGVRTFGGGYREYVESTGQEAPGLRH from the coding sequence ATGATCCGTCTTGAAAATATCGGCAAGCAGAACGGGAAACAGATCGTTTTCATCGAAGCCTCGGCTGCGCTCCAGAAAGGCGAAAAGATCGGGCTTGTGGGACCGAACGGGTCGGGAAAAACGACGCTGTTTCGCATGATTACCGGCGAAGAAGCGCCCGATGAGGGGCAGGTGTCCATCGATCGGGGCACCACCATCGGCTATTTCTCCCAGGATGTGGGCGAGATGGCGGGGCGTTCGGTGGTGGCCGAGACCATGGATGGGGCCGGGCCGGTGGCGGCGCTCAGCGCGGAAATGCGGAAGCTCGAAGTCGATATGGGCGATCCCGACAAGGCCGGCGAGATGGACACGATCATCGCGCGCTATGGCGAGGTGACCGAACAGTTCGAGGAACTTGACGGTTATGCGCTGGACGGGCGTTCGCGCGAGGTGCTCGACGGGCTCGGATTTTCCCAGGCCATGATGGATGGCGATGTGGGGGCGCTGTCGGGCGGCTGGAAGATGCGCGTGGCGCTGGCCAAGATCCTGCTTGCCAAACCCGATGTGCTGCTGCTCGACGAACCCTCGAACCATCTGGACATCGAAAGCCTGATCTGGCTCGAGGAGTTTTTGAAAAATTTCACCGGCGCGCTGCTGATGACCTCGCACGACCGGGCGTTCATGAACCGGGTGGTCAACAAGATCATCGAGATCGATGCCGGCACGTTGACGTCCTATACGGGCGACTATGAATTCTATCAGGAACAGCGGGCCGTAGCCGACAAGAACCAGCAGGCCCAGTTCGAGCGCCAGCAGGCGATGCTGGCCAAGGAAATCCAGTTCATCGAACGGTTCAAGGCGCGGGCGAGCCATGCGGCACAGGTGCAGAGCCGGGTGAAAAAGCTCGACAAGATCGACAGGGTCGAGCCGCCCAAGCGGGCGCAGAAAGTGGTGTTCGAATTCCGCCCCGCGCCGCGGTCGGGCGAGGATGTGGCGGTATTGAAGGGCGTCGCCAAGACGTACGGGGAAAAGACCATTTATGACGGGCTCGATTTTCATGTGCGGCGCAAGGAGCGCTGGGCGATCATGGGGGTCAATGGTGCGGGCAAATCGACACTCCTCAAACTGGTGACCGGGGCGGCTGAGCCGGATACCGGGTCGGTGGCGCGGGGGCCGTCGGTCAAGATGGCCTATTTCGCCCAGCATGCCATGGACCGGCTGGACGGGGACAAGTCGATCTTCGACATGCTGCAAAGCGAATTCCCGCAGGCAGGCCAGGCGCCGCTGCGGGCTTTGGCGGGGTGTTTCGGGTTTTCCGGCGATGACGTCGAAAAGAAATGCCGGGTGCTTTCGGGCGGGGAGAAGGCGCGGCTTGTGATGGCCATGATGCTGTTCGATCCCCCCAATTTCCTGGTGCTGGACGAGCCCACCAACCATCTCGACATCGCCACCAAGGAAATGCTGATCGAAGCATTGGCCAACTACGAGGGCACCATGCTGTTCGTCTCGCACGACCGGCATTTCCTGGCTGAATTGTCTAACCGGGTGCTTGAGGTTTCGCCCGAGGGCGTGCGGACGTTCGGGGGCGGGTATCGGGAGTATGTGGAGAGCACCGGGCAGGAGGCGCCGGGGTTGAGGCATTAG
- the glmM gene encoding phosphoglucosamine mutase, with amino-acid sequence MARKYFGTDGIRGLANGPKLTPELALKVGMATGLAFTRGDYAHRVVIGKDTRRSGYMIENALTAGFTAVGMDVLLLGPMPTPAVAMLTRSLRADVGVMISASHNPFDDNGIKLFRPDGYKLSDSFEAEIESLIDSDLTPRLARGTRVGRARRVEEARTRYVEYAKRTLPRDMDFTGLRVVVDCANGAAYKTAPEVLWELGAEVISIGISPDGFNINDGCGSTAPGALIEKVRELRADIGIALDGDADRVLIVDEKGDMVDGDQVMAVIGTSWHERGQLAGGGIVATVMSNLGLQRYLEAQGLLLERTKVGDRYVLEAMRGKGFNVGGEQSGHIILSDFTTTGDGLVAALQLLSVVKQEGKPVSEVCHRFDPVPQLLQSVRYRRGKPLDDKSVRALIADAEIRLGETGRLIIRESGTEPVIRVMGEGDDAALVSQVVNEIVAAIGKVA; translated from the coding sequence ATGGCTCGCAAATATTTCGGCACCGACGGCATTCGGGGGCTCGCCAATGGTCCGAAACTGACGCCTGAACTGGCGCTCAAGGTCGGCATGGCGACCGGGCTCGCCTTTACGCGTGGCGACTACGCGCATCGCGTAGTGATCGGCAAGGACACGCGCCGTTCGGGCTATATGATCGAAAATGCCCTCACTGCCGGCTTCACGGCCGTGGGCATGGATGTGCTGTTGCTCGGCCCCATGCCGACACCCGCGGTGGCAATGCTCACCCGTTCCTTGCGGGCCGATGTCGGCGTTATGATCTCGGCCTCCCACAATCCGTTCGACGATAATGGCATCAAGCTGTTCCGGCCCGATGGATACAAGCTTTCCGACAGTTTCGAAGCCGAGATCGAAAGTCTCATCGATTCCGATCTTACCCCCAGGCTGGCGCGCGGCACCCGGGTTGGTCGGGCACGTCGGGTCGAGGAAGCGCGCACGCGTTATGTCGAATACGCCAAGCGCACGCTGCCGCGCGATATGGATTTCACCGGGCTGCGGGTCGTGGTCGATTGCGCAAACGGCGCCGCCTACAAGACCGCCCCGGAAGTGCTTTGGGAGCTTGGGGCCGAAGTCATCTCGATCGGCATTTCGCCCGATGGCTTCAACATCAACGACGGATGTGGATCGACCGCGCCGGGTGCGCTTATCGAAAAGGTTCGTGAGTTGCGCGCCGATATCGGGATTGCGCTCGATGGCGATGCGGACCGCGTGCTGATTGTCGATGAGAAGGGCGATATGGTCGATGGCGACCAGGTGATGGCCGTTATCGGGACGTCATGGCACGAGCGCGGCCAGCTTGCCGGCGGCGGGATCGTTGCCACGGTCATGTCCAATCTTGGGCTTCAGCGCTATCTCGAGGCACAGGGTTTGCTGCTCGAGCGCACCAAGGTCGGAGACCGCTATGTGCTCGAAGCGATGCGCGGCAAGGGCTTTAATGTGGGCGGCGAGCAATCGGGCCATATCATTCTGTCCGATTTCACGACGACCGGCGATGGGCTTGTCGCGGCCTTGCAACTGCTCTCGGTGGTCAAGCAGGAAGGCAAGCCGGTTTCCGAGGTTTGCCATCGTTTCGATCCCGTGCCGCAATTGCTCCAGAGCGTACGCTACAGGCGCGGCAAGCCCCTCGATGACAAGTCGGTCCGGGCTCTGATTGCCGATGCCGAAATCAGGCTCGGCGAGACCGGACGTCTGATCATCCGTGAATCGGGCACCGAGCCGGTCATAAGGGTGATGGGAGAGGGCGACGATGCGGCCCTGGTCTCCCAGGTTGTCAACGAGATCGTGGCGGCCATAGGGAAGGTCGCATGA
- a CDS encoding outer membrane protein, with amino-acid sequence MKKLVAFAVVGAAALMSTAAMAADPVSFDYPVYKDFVPPYVPPVDEGLKGSFYLRGSVAGNYAWSRQARHPDTADVFSITEGGWGYSAGIGAGYETGTGLRFDATVDYLANNDMTADVSGVAHTLELRSTIVLANAYYDFGLGDLGLSAAGGAFGYVGAGAGVAFNDSRVSDGAFGPWDSNTSFAAAGMAGVGYDFGSIVADLGYRALYIASIENNNETPRYVVDDTLVHELRATLRYRF; translated from the coding sequence ATGAAAAAGCTGGTCGCTTTTGCTGTCGTTGGGGCAGCAGCGCTTATGTCGACGGCGGCCATGGCTGCCGATCCGGTGTCTTTCGATTATCCTGTCTACAAGGACTTCGTCCCCCCCTACGTCCCGCCGGTCGATGAGGGTCTGAAAGGCTCGTTCTACCTACGGGGAAGCGTTGCGGGAAATTACGCCTGGTCGCGTCAGGCACGCCATCCCGACACGGCGGATGTCTTTTCGATTACGGAAGGTGGCTGGGGCTACAGCGCGGGCATCGGCGCAGGGTATGAGACCGGCACGGGCCTGCGATTCGACGCAACGGTCGACTATCTCGCCAACAACGATATGACAGCCGATGTTTCGGGCGTGGCTCACACACTCGAGCTGCGCTCGACCATAGTTCTGGCCAATGCCTATTACGATTTCGGTCTTGGAGATTTGGGACTGTCAGCAGCAGGTGGCGCGTTCGGTTATGTCGGCGCGGGCGCAGGCGTTGCATTCAACGACTCGCGGGTTTCCGACGGCGCCTTTGGGCCGTGGGACAGCAATACAAGTTTTGCGGCGGCAGGTATGGCAGGTGTGGGCTACGATTTCGGCTCCATCGTTGCCGATCTGGGCTATCGTGCGCTCTACATCGCGAGCATCGAGAACAACAATGAGACGCCCCGCTACGTAGTCGATGACACCTTGGTTCACGAATTGCGGGCCACATTGCGCTATCGCTTCTAG
- a CDS encoding DUF418 domain-containing protein: MSDETRPQQREGTRIGGIDAARALAVLGMLMVHVGPRDRTNFAEVLYNLPHGRASILFAFIAGIGMSLLSARPGQLGVARYRLIWMALVLLPLGLSLQMLDHGIAVILHHYAVFYVFGVLVIGLPSRLLGVLAALTTVCGPLAYFAISAQWPDFVWRETVVAGDRPIEIVDGLLLTGPYPLLTWSPALLWGMWVGRLDLRSDPSQLRLLLIGSAVAVSSAIVAAIGLQILGPPDELADWRQLLSDAPHSQMPLWVTGSIGAASAVTGAMLIIVQRWPRLCGPLVALGQLAFSFYVAHLVALHFFKDIVRRESVGEAMVSVIVVMILAGFFAVIWRRHFERGPLETLLVLPFDRAKERRQ; this comes from the coding sequence ATGAGCGACGAGACACGGCCGCAACAGCGAGAGGGTACGCGGATCGGCGGGATCGACGCGGCGCGGGCGCTTGCCGTTTTGGGGATGCTGATGGTCCATGTGGGACCGCGCGATCGGACAAATTTCGCGGAAGTTCTTTACAATCTGCCCCATGGCCGGGCGTCGATCCTCTTTGCTTTCATTGCCGGAATTGGCATGTCGCTTCTGTCGGCACGGCCCGGGCAGTTGGGTGTTGCCAGATATCGGCTGATATGGATGGCTTTGGTGCTGCTCCCACTGGGGTTGAGCTTGCAGATGCTCGATCACGGCATTGCGGTGATCCTGCATCACTATGCCGTCTTCTATGTATTTGGCGTCCTCGTCATAGGGCTGCCATCGCGGCTTCTGGGCGTTCTCGCCGCCCTGACCACTGTCTGCGGGCCGCTCGCTTATTTTGCCATCAGCGCGCAATGGCCTGATTTTGTCTGGCGCGAAACGGTTGTTGCAGGAGATCGTCCTATCGAAATTGTCGACGGGTTGTTGCTGACCGGGCCATATCCGCTGCTCACATGGTCTCCGGCGCTGCTTTGGGGTATGTGGGTGGGGCGGCTCGATTTGCGATCCGATCCGAGCCAGCTCCGATTGTTGCTGATTGGAAGCGCGGTGGCGGTGAGTTCCGCAATTGTCGCGGCCATCGGCCTGCAAATCCTCGGTCCGCCCGATGAGCTGGCCGATTGGCGTCAATTGCTCTCGGATGCGCCACACAGCCAGATGCCGCTTTGGGTGACCGGCTCGATCGGGGCAGCGAGCGCTGTCACCGGCGCCATGCTCATCATTGTCCAGCGCTGGCCGCGCTTGTGCGGCCCCCTGGTCGCTCTGGGGCAACTGGCTTTCAGCTTTTATGTCGCTCACCTTGTCGCGTTGCATTTTTTCAAGGATATCGTGCGGCGCGAGAGCGTTGGGGAGGCCATGGTTTCGGTGATTGTCGTGATGATCCTGGCCGGGTTCTTTGCGGTGATCTGGCGCCGCCATTTTGAGCGCGGACCACTGGAGACGCTGCTTGTCCTGCCGTTCGACCGGGCCAAAGAGCGCCGGCAATAA